Proteins encoded together in one Lathyrus oleraceus cultivar Zhongwan6 chromosome 5, CAAS_Psat_ZW6_1.0, whole genome shotgun sequence window:
- the LOC127080002 gene encoding betaine aldehyde dehydrogenase, chloroplastic: MVFDGEAASSLVKELRVSFSSGKTRSYEWRISQVKALLKMMAEREDEIVDALRSDLAKPPLETVVYEIGMFKNSCELVLRELKQWMTPEKAKTSITTFPSSAEIIPEPLGVVLVISAWNYPFLLSLDPVVGAIAAGNAVVLKPSEIAPASSSLLAKLLGEYLDNSSIRVVEGAVDETTALLQQKWDKIFYTGNGKVGRIVMAAAAKHLTPVVLELGGKSPTVVDSNVNLEVAARRIISGKWGCNNGQACISPDYLITTKEFAPKLVDALKTELENCFGKNPIESNDLSRIVNSNHFARLLKFLDDDKVSGKIVYGGEKDESKLRIAPTILLDVPQDSLIMSEEIFGPLLPIVTVRIKAHKKELILCHLVQISSVFFGYFLQFGSARAVNRRYISDCVPLKIRIQASAGFVSASALGMACGPALAGLLQTNFKIYNVTFNQDTLPGWVMTIAWLIYSIWLWISFVEPSREFEEDRKTDKSQKSNAAPEESRQPATSIGSAYRLLTPSVKVQLLIYFMLKYVMEILLAESSVITTYYFKWSTGTVAIFLAGLGLTVLPINIIVGSYVSNWVDDRQILLASEIMVLIGIVSAFHVIIPYSELQYICSGLLMFVSAEVLEVYLLLNCTYGDKIIVVHALNQLKLYVFLCRVKKGHQQDNGWACGYYVMKNMFDIIDACIVERFNEIFTDTSSYEKESIDHIRQLWAQFFLQKVEEQENQEKKDLMTKQKRLKKTYI, encoded by the exons ATGGTGTTTGACGGAGAAGCCGCGTCGTCGCTGGTGAAGGAACTGAGGGTGAGTTTCAGTTCCGGTAAGACGCGAAGTTACGAATGGAGAATATCGCAGGTGAAGGCTCTTTTGAAAATGATGGCTGAACGAGAGGATGAAATCGTTGATGCTCTTCGTTCTGACCTTGCTAAACCGCCACTCGAAACGGTCGTCTACGAG ATTGGTATGTTTAAAAACTCATGTGAACTCGTGCTCAGGGAATTGAAACAATGGATGACACCAGAAAAG GCTAAAACTTCAATCACAACTTTTCCGTCTTCGGCTGAAATCATACCTGAACCACTTGGTGTTGTGTTAGTCATCTCCGCGTGGAACTATCCATTTT TGTTGTCCCTTGATCCAGTTGTCGGAGCTATAGCAGCTGGTAATGCTGTGGTTCTAAAACCATCAGAAATTGCTCCGGCTTCATCTTCACTGCTGGCGAAATTGTTAGGGGAGTACTTGGATAACTCGTCTATAAGAGTTGTGGAAGGAGCGGTGGATGAAACTACTGCCTTGTTGCAACAAAAGTGGGACAAAATTTTCTACACAG GTAATGGAAAAGTGGGACGGATAGTGATGGCTGCTGCTGCAAAACACCTTACACCAGTTGTTCTTGAACTTGGAGGAAAATCTCCAACTGTTGTTGATTCAAATGTCAATTTAGAG GTTGCTGCAAGACGGATCATTTCTGGCAAATGGGGCTGTAACAATGGACAAGCCTGCATTTCTCCTGATTATCTTATAACAACAAAAGAATTTGCTCCGAAATTG GTAGACGCGTTAAAGACTGAATTGGAAAACTGTTTTGGAAAGAACCCAATAGAATCCAACGATTTGTCGCGCATTGTGAACTCTAACCACTTTGCTCGCTTGTTAAAGTTCTTGGACGACGATAAGGTTTCTGGCAAGATTGTTTATGGAGGTGAAAAGGATGAAAGCAAATT GAGGATTGCTCCAACTATTTTATTAGACGTTCCACAAGATTCTCTGATAATGAGTGAGGAAATCTTTGGTCCATTGCTTCCGATAGTCACGGTAAGAATAAAAGCACACAAAAAAGAACTCATTTTATGTCATTTAGTTCAAATTTCATCTGTCTTCTTTGGTTATTTTTTACA ATTTGGTTCTGCCAGAGCCGTAAACCGGCGCTACATCAGTGATTGTGTGCCTTTGAAAATCCGCATACAAGCATCGGCAGGTTTTGTTAGTGCCAGCGCTCTTGGAATGGCCTGTGGTCCTGCATTAGCTGGCTTACTGCAGACGAATTTTAAGATTTACAATGTTACATTTAATCAAGATACTTTGCCAGGGTGGGTTATGACTATTGCTTGGCTTATTTATTCAATATGGCTGTGGATCTCTTTTGTGGAACCTTCTCGTGAATTTGAAGAGGACCGTAAAACAGATAAATCTCAGAAATCTAATGCTG CTCCAGAGGAATCTCGTCAGCCAGCCACTTCAATTGGATCGGCATATAGACTCCTTACACCTTCTGTAAAG GTTCAATTATTGATATATTTCATGCTCAAATATGTGATGGAGATTTTACTAGCAGAATCTAGTGTCATCACAACATACTACTTTAAGTGGTCAACTGGCACAGTTGCCATTTTTCTTGCTGGCCTTGGTTTGACAGTTCTTCCTATAAACATTATTGTTGGAAGCTATGTAAGCAACTGGGTTGACGACAG GCAAATTTTGTTGGCATCAGAAATCATGGTTTTAATTGGCATAGTCTCGGCCTTTCATGTAATCATTCCATACTCTGAGCTGCAGTACATCTGTTCAGGTCTTCTCATGTTTGTTTCTGCTGAAGTACTTGAAG TATATTTATTACTGAATTGCACTTATGGTGATAAAATTATAGTTGTACATGCTCTGAACCAACTAAAATTGTATGTGTTTCTATGTCGAGTGAAGAAA GGGCATCAACAAGATAACGGATGGGCATGTGGATATTATGTCAtgaaaaatatgtttgacattATTGATGCTTGTATTGTTGAAAGATTCAATGAG ATATTCACAGACACCTCATCATATGAAAAAGAGTCAATTGATCACATCCGACAACTTTGGGCTCAATTCTTTTTGCAAAAGGTTGAAGAGCAAGAGAACCAGGAAAAGAAAGATTTAATGACAAAACAGAAGCGATTAAAAAAAActtatatatag
- the LOC127083512 gene encoding linamarin synthase 1, translating into MESNPPYHPNQKPHAVFVPFPAQGHINPMMQLAKLFRCNGFHITFVNTEFNHKRLIKSLGEEFVKGLPDFQFETIHDGLPESDKDATQDVEPLCEAVRKNCYAPFKELVMKLNTSSPYPVTCIIADGLSGFAGRVAKDLGIQELQFWTASACGFLGYLYFDELVKRGILPFKDENFSVDGTLDTSLDWTSGMKDIRLKDLPSFIRITDLNDIMFDFQGSEAQNCLRSSTIIINTFEELEGEALDTLKAKNPNIYSIGPLHMLGRNFPEKEHGFKESGSSLWKTDPECIKWLNKWKPLSVLYVNYGSVTVMTNQHLKEFAWGIANSKLPFLWIMRPDTVMGEEIISLPQEFLDEVKDRGYITSWCFQDQVLAHPSVGGFLTHCGWNSTLEAISSSVPTICWPFFAEQQTNCRYLCNTWRIGMEINYDVKRDDITKIVMEMMEGEKGKEMRHACLEWRNKATKAIDLEGSSYNNFHKLIKKVLHHNII; encoded by the exons ATGGAGTCTAATCCTCCTTATCATCCTAATCAAAAGCCTCATGCTGTATTTGTTCCATTTCCAGCACAGGGTCATATCAACCCAATGATGCAACTAGCCAAACTCTTCCGTTGCAATGGTTTTCACATAACCTTCGTCAACACTGAGTTCAACCACAAACGTTTGATTAAATCTCTTGGAGAAGAGTTTGTGAAAGGTCTCCCAGATTTTCAATTCGAAACCATACATGATGGTTTACCAGAATCAGATAAAGATGCAACACAAGACGTTGAACCGTTGTGTGAAGCAGTTAGAAAAAACTGTTATGCTCCATTCAAAGAGCTTGTGATGAAGCTCAACACTTCATCACCATATCCAGTTACATGCATAATTGCTGATGGGCTTTCTGGATTTGCTGGAAGAGTAGCAAAAGATTTGGGTATTCAAGAGTTGCAGTTTTGGACAGCTTCAGCTTGTGGATTTCTGGGATATTTGTATTTTGATGAACTTGTCAAAAGAGGAATTCTTCCATTCAAAG ACGAAAATTTTAGTGTGGATGGTACCTTGGACACAAGTTTAGATTGGACTTCAGGAATGAAAGATATCAGACTAAAAGATCTTCCAAGCTTCATTAGAATCACCGATCTAAATGatattatgtttgattttcaAGGGTCTGAAGCACAGAATTGTTTGAGATCATCAACAATTATAATTAACACATTCGAAGAATTGGAAGGTGAAGCTCTCGACACGCTTAAGGCCAAAAACCCAAACATATATAGCATTGGTCCCCTTCACATGCTTGGTAGGAACTTTCCAGAAAAGGAACATGGTTTTAAGGAGAGTGGTTCAAGTTTATGGAAAACTGATCCAGAATGCATAAAATGGCTGAATAAATGGAAACCTTTATCTGTCCTATATGTTAACTATGGAAGTGTGACTGTTATGACAAATCAACACTTGAAAGAATTTGCTTGGGGAATAGCAAATAGCAAACTACCATTCTTATGGATAATGAGGCCTGATACAGTAATGGGTGAAGAAATTATATCTTTACCACAAGAATTTTTAGATGAGGTAAAGGATAGAGGATACATAACTAGTTGGTGCTTTCAAGATCAAGTTCTTGCTCATCCATCAGTTGGAGGATTTTTAACTCATTGTGGTTGGAATTCTACACTTGAAGCTATTTCTTCAAGTGTACCTACTATTTGCTGGCCTTTTTTTGCTGAGCAACAAACAAACTGCAGATATTTATGTAACACTTGGAGAATTGGGATGGAAATTAACTACGATGTAAAAAGGGATGATATAACGAAAATTGTGATGGAGATGATGGAAGGAGAAAAGGGAAAAGAAATGAGACACGCATGCTTGGAATGGAGGAACAAAGCTACAAAAGCTATTGATTTGGAAGGATCATCATACAATAATTTTCACAAGTTAATCAAGAAGGTTCTTCATCACAATATTATTTGA
- the LOC127080004 gene encoding linamarin synthase 1, which yields MKDIRLKDLPSFLRVTDLNNIMFDFLGSEARNCLTSSTIIINTFEELEGDALDTLRAKNPNIYTIGPIHLLCTKFPEYENGFMLRGSSLWKNDSECIQWLNKWESCSVLYINYGSITVMTNYHLKEFAWGIANSKLPFLWIMRPDVVMGEETSTLPQDFLDEVKDRGYITNWCFQDQVLDHPSIGGFLTHCGWNSTLEAISSSVPTICWPFFAEQQTNCRYLCNTWKIGMEINHDVKRDEITKLVMKMMKGEEGKEMRQKSLEWKKKAIESTDSGGSSYDNFYKLMKEVLHHNATHLII from the coding sequence ATGAAAGATATTAGACTAAAGGATCTTCCAAGCTTCCTCAGAGTCACTGATCTTAATAatattatgtttgattttttGGGTTCTGAGGCACGAAATTGCTTGACATCATCAACaatcatcattaacacatttgAAGAATTGGAAGGTGATGCCCTTGACACTCTTAGAGCCAAAAACCCAAACATATATACTATTGGCCCAATTCACTTGCTTTGTACGAAGTTTCCTGAGTATGAAAATGGTTTCATGCTAAGGGGTTCAAGTTTATGGAAAAATGACTCAGAATGCATACAATGGTTGAATAAATGGGAATCTTGTTCAGTCCTATACATTAATTATGGAAGTATAACTGTTATGACAAATTATCATTTGAAAGAGTTTGCTTGGGGAATAGCAAATAGCAAATTACCATTTTTATGGATAATGAGACCAGATGTAGTAATGGGAGAAGAGACTTCAACTTTGCCACAAGATTTTTTAGATGAAGTTAAGGATAGGGGATACATAACTAATTGGTGTTTTCAAGATCAAGTTCTTGATCACCCTTCAATTGGGGGATTTCTAACTCATTGTGGTTGGAATTCTACACTTGAAGCAATTTCTTCAAGTGTGCCTACAATTTGTTGGCCTTTCTTTGCTGAGCAACAAACTAATTGTAGGTATTTATGCAACACTTGGAAAATAGGAATGGAAATTAACCATGATGTGAAAAGGGATGAGATAACGAAACttgttatgaaaatgatgaaaGGAGAAGAAGGGAAAGAAATGAGACAAAAGAGTTTGGAGTGGAAGAAGAAAGCTATAGAGTCTACTGATTCAGGAGGATCTTCGTATGACAATTTTTATAAATTAATGAAAGAGGTTCTTCACCACAATGCTACTCATTTGATCATATAA
- the LOC127083514 gene encoding disease resistance protein RML1A, with translation MSNFAVSPSSSSTMLSPKKYDVFLSFRGEDTRNNITSHLYEALNQKKVETYIDYKLEKGEGIGPSLITAIEESHVSVVIFSENYASSKWCLDEIVKIMECKKDRGQIVIPVFYKTDPSHVRNQRGTYEKWFKKHELDHRLFNWRSALTEAANLSGWDFQTYRSESQFIKDIVKDILQRLNLVHPIELKGVVGIEENYERVKSLLEMDTKEVQVIGIWGMGGIGKTTLAIALHAKLSSQFEGHCFLANVREQTEKNSIDFMRNKLFSELLEEENLHVNVPKVEYHYVTNRLRRKKVLIVLDDVANSEQLDDLLSAYDCLGLGSRVIVTTRDKHIISIVDKIYEVKELNKHNSLELFCLNAFKAKHPKSGYEELSKNVVANCKGNPLALKVLGARFRSRSKEAWESESEKLKKIPDMKIQNVLKSSYDDLDDDQRNIFLDIACFVKEESKDRVISLFKAYNFFPDIGIDDLVEKSLVTISNKGTIQMHDLIQEMGWNIVHQESPKDPGSRSRLWNPNEVYDVLKYNKGTKVVEGITLDVSKIEDLHLSSDSFTKMYEMRYLKFYYGKWNETSNIYLPNGLDSLSDKLRYLEWHRYCLKSLPSKFSASLLVELCMPFSKLQKLWDGVQDLANLKEIDLRFCKELVEVPDLSKARNLEWLSLSQCRNLREIHPSILSLDNLKDLELEGCTKIESLIQMDNNHLESLQNIQLSNCSSLKEFSITSNNLENLLLDGTSIQELSSSIWCCEKLKMVDLHNCDNLVGFGENIKNYMGIGSLNTIVLSGCKGLNASNLGFNLKSWQATLTSLNLENCCNLETLPDSIGLLSSLQCLKLSGSNVECLSPNIKSLNNLKELRLDNCKKLVSVPELPSSLRLFSAINCISLITDLTTLDIAFEHRPKPQPYPQSVLFPGSHVPKRFSYQHHHNGSASEVTIKYLPESGLYGLVFCLVLSVSNDKYGMVQFSVNQNSKKIGGKATSLRNLHLVMDHVFLWYFDVKTGAKHISLHSQIEESGAWDNPYDISFQFSLENEEGEWSTKRIKGCGIFPLYHLQEESNNHKESWETNNLHLEPKPELELDSCDLISELESLLCDSYMFSPMCTDSTTLSILLENLETLLETPLEILSSDNEVKQKFYQILEQLGQFENQIPVKLHHVICKLRTFIEGVDVRFVSAQKTIQDYNLLLQSRTDISKQLVSVKAREYENKSEISRGKIEFERINSEIVELEQKLSGLVVIRDKLKRELEHCDVIDKNLKTEVAQCKNVLINLKKSEVSYKEALTNKKKVEDEWTDLKKNYATNKI, from the exons ATGAGCAACTTTGCTGtttctccttcatcttcatcaacgATGCTGTCTCCCAAAAAATACGATGTTTTTCTTAGCTTTCGAGGCGAAGATACTCGTAACAACATCACAAGCCATCTTTATGAAGCACTGAACCAAAAGAAAGTTGAAACCTATATAGACTACAAGCTAGAAAAAGGAGAGGGAATTGGACCATCACTCATCACAGCCATTGAAGAGTCACATGTTTCTGTTGTCATCTTCTCAGAAAACTATGCTTCCTCCAAGTGGTGTTTGGATGAAATTGTGAAGATCATGGAATGCAAGAAGGACCGAGGACAGATTGTGATACCTGTGTTCTACAAAACAGATCCATCGCATGTGAGAAACCAGAGAGGAACATATGAGAAATGGTTTAAGAAACATGAGTTAGATCATAGGTTGTTCAATTGGAGAAGTGCTCTCACAGAAGCAGCTAATTTGTCTGGTTGGGATTTTCAAACATATAG GTCTGAATCTCAATTCATAAAAGACATTGTTAAAGATATTTTGCAACGACTGAATTTGGTACACCCAATTGAATTAAAGGGAGTAGTTGGAATAGAGGAAAACTATGAACGAGTTAAATCATTATTGGAAATGGACACAAAAGAAGTTCAAGTGATTGGTATATGGGGCATGGGAGGCATTGGAAAAACCACTCTAGCAATTGCTTTACATGCCAAACTCTCTTCTCAATTTGAAGGTCATTGTTTCTTAGCAAATGTTAGAGAACAAACAGAAAAAAATAGTATCGATTTCATGCGCAACAAACTTTTTTCAGAGCTCTTAGAGGAAGAAAATCTCCATGTCAATGTACCTAAAGTTGAATATCATTATGTTACCAATAGGCTTCGACGTAAAAAGGTTCTTATTGTGTTGGATGATGTAGCTAACTCTGAGCAATTAGATGATTTACTCAGTGCCTATGATTGTTTAGGACTTGGAAGTAGAGTGATTGTAACAACTAGAGATAAACATATTATTAGCATTGTTGATAAAATTTATGAGGTGAAGGAATTGAACAAACACAACTCTCTTGAGCTTTTTTGTTTGAATGCATTCAAAGCAAAGCACCCTAAAAGTGGATATGAAGAGCTCTCAAAAAATGTTGTCGCCAATTGCAAAGGTAATCCTTTGGCTTTAAAAGTTTTAGGTGCACGGTTTCGTTCGAGAAGTAAGGAAGCATGGGAAAGTGAATCGGAAAAGCTTAAGAAGATTCCGGACATGAAAATTCAAAATGTGTTGAAATCGAGTTATGATGACTTGGATGACGATCAAAGGAATATATTCCTAGACATAGCATGCTTCGTCAAAGAAGAATCTAAAGATCGTGTAATAAGTTTGTTTAAAGCTTATAATTTTTTCCCAGATATTGGGATAGATGACCTTGTAGAAAAGTCTCTTGTAACCATTTCAAATAAGGGTACAATACAAATGCATGATTTAATACAAGAAATGGGTTGGAATATTGTTCATCAAGAATCCCCCAAAGATCCTGGAAGTAGAAGTAGATTGTGGAATCCAAACGAAGTGTATGATGTACTGAAATATAATAAG GGAACTAAAGTTGTAGAAGGCATAACTTTGGATGTGTCTAAAATTGAGGATCTACATTTGAGCTCTGATTCCTTTACAAAAATGTATGAAATGAGATATCTTAAGTTCTATTATGGGAAGTGGAATGAGACAAGTAATATATATCTTCCCAACGGTCTGGATTCATTGTCTGACAAATTGAGGTACCTTGAATGGCATAGATACTGTCTGAAGTCTTTGCCATCGAAATTTAGTGCAAGTTTGCTTGTAGAGCTTTGCATGCCTTTCAGCAAACTTCAAAAGCTTTGGGATGGAGTTCAG GATCTTGCGAATTTGAAGGAAATTGACCTTCGATTCTGCAAAGAGTTGGTTGAGGTTCCAGACTTGTCTAAGGCTAGGAATTTGGAATGGTTATCACTTTCTCAGTGTAGAAATTTGCGGGAAATCCATCCCTCCATTTTGTCACTCGACAATCTTAAAGATCTCGAATTAGAAGGTTGTACAAAGATTGAAAGCCTAATTCAAATGGACAACAACCATTTAGAATCTCTCCAAAACATCCAACTTAGCAATTGCTCATCATTGAAAGAGTTTTCAATCACTTCAAACAATCTCGAAAATTTGTTGTTAGATG GTACTTCTATCCAAGAACTGTCATCGTCGATTTGGTGCTGCGAGAAACTGAAGATGGTTGATCTACACAACTGTGATAATCTTGTGGGTTTTGGGGAAAATATTAAAAACTATATGGGAATTGGATCTCTTAATACTATAGTCCTTTCAGGGTGCAAAGGACTGAATGCATCAAATCTCGGTTTCAACCTAAAATCATGGCAAGCAACTTTAACATCACTGAATTTGGAAAATTGTTGCAACTTAGAGACACTCCCTGATAGCATTGGTTTATTATCATCGCTACAATGCTTAAAACTAAGCGGAAGCAATGTTGAGTGTCTGTCACCAAACATCAAAAGCCTTAACAACCTTAAAGAGCTAAGGTTAGACAACTGCAAGAAACTAGTGTCTGTCCCGGAGCTTCCTTCGTCGCTGCGATTATTTAGTGCTATCAACTGCATTTCTCTAATCACAGACCTTACTACATTGGACATAGCCTTTGAGCATCGACCTAAACCTCAACCGTATCCTCAGTCAGTGTTGTTTCCTGGATCTCATGTTCCTAAGAGATTTAGCTATCAACATCATCACAATGGTTCAGCTTCTGAAGTAACTATTAAGTATCTTCCAGAATCTGGTTTATATGGTTTAGTTTTTTGTCTTGTTCTTTCAGTGTCAAATGATAAGTATGGAATGGTTCAATTTTCTGttaaccaaaattccaaaaagATAGGTGGAAAAGCTACCTCATTGCGTAATCTGCATTTGGTTATGGATCATGTGTTTCTTTGGTATTTTGACGTTAAGACTGGTGCTAAACACATTTCTTTGCATAGCCAAATAGAAGAAAGTGGAGCATGGGATAACCCTTATGATATATCATTTcaattttcacttgaaaatgaGGAGGGAGAATGGTCAACAAAGAGGATAAAAGGGTGTGGGATCTTCCCACTTTATCACTTACAAGAAGAATCCAACAACCATAAAGAATCTTGGGAGACTAACAATTTGCACCTCGAGCCTAAACCCGAACTAGAGCTAGATTCTTGCGATCTAATTTCCGAGCTAGAAAGTTTGTTATGTGATAGTTATATGTTTTCTCCCATGTGCACTGACTCAACAACTCTTTCAATACTTCTTGAAAATTTAGAGACCCTTTTGGAGACACCACTTGAAATTCTCTCTTCAGATAATGAAGTGAAGCAAAAGTTCTATCAAATTTTGGAGCAACTTGGCCAGTTTGAAAACCAAATTCCTGTTAAGCTTCATCATGTTATTTGCAAGCTAAGAACTTTCATTGAAGGGGTTGATGTAAGATTTGTGAGTGCTCAGAAAACTATCCAAGATTATAATCTTCTGCTTCAATCAAGGACTGATATATCAAAGCAATTGGTAAGCGTCAAAGCCCGAGAATACGAAAATAAATCTGAAATCTCTCGTGGTAAAATAGAATTTGAAAGAATCAATTCTGAGATTGTTGAATTAGAACAAAAATTAAGTGGTCTTGTTGTGATTAGAGACAAGTTGAAGAGAGAATTGGAGCATTGTGATGTGATAGATAAAAACCTTAAGACAGAAGTTGCACAGTGCAAGAATGTCTTAATAAATTTGAAAAAGTCTGAGGTTTCTTACAAAGAGGCCTTAACTAATAAGAAGAAAGTTGAAGATGAATGGACTGATTTGAAAAAGAATTATGCTACCAATAAGATTTGA